The genome window CGGTGAGGAGGAAGCAGCATGCGAGGCAAGGAGATCATTTTTTTGAGTGGCATTTCCAAGCTGGAGACGAATGAGGAGCGTTGGAATCCGTTTCCATGGTACCGCGAGATGCGGGAGAACAACCCGATTTATTTTGATGAGGAACAGCAGGTGTGGAATCTTTTCCGCTATGAAGACGTCAAGCGGGCACTCTCAGATTATAAAGTCTTCACCAGTGAGCGGGAACGCAGCACGATTCCGATTCAACTGGATAGCAGCATCAATCTCACCTCAGTCGATCCACCCGAGCATCGAAAGCGCCGTGGATTGCTTGCGAGTGCCTTTACGCCCCGCAGCCTGGATACCTGGAAGCCGCGCATTCAGTCCGTCGTCGACTCTCTGATTCAAGGATTGCTAGCGGAGGATCTGTCCAAGCCGGTGGATATTTACGAGCGGTTTGCGGTTCGACTCCCGGTGACGATCATCGCGGACTTGCTCGGTGTACCCAACACGGATTGGGAGAAGATCAAGGAATGGTCGGATATTTTGTTCCTGCCGCATCATCAGGAAGGGCTGGAAGAGGTGACAAAGCAAAAGGCAAAAGCGATGAAGGATTTTGGAGAGTACTTGCTGCCCCTGGTCCAGCAAAAGCGACGTCAGCCGCAAGATGACATCCTGTCGGACCTGACACAGGCCGAATACGAGGGAGCGAAGCTGACGGATGAGGAAGTAGTCGGATCGGGTATCGGGCTGTTGGGAGCGGGGAACGAGACAACGACAACCTGGCTGACACAGTGCTTCTACTACTTTGCCAGCAAGGGAGTGTACGGAGAGCTGCGAAAACAGCCAGAGCTGATTCCGCAGGCTGCCGAAGAGGTGCTTCGCTATCATTTTATCGCCAGCCTCGACAGGGCCGTGAAGGAAGACACCGATGTGCTCGGAGTGCCGATGAAGCGCGGTGAGGCGGTGATCGTTTGGATTTCTTCTGCGAACCGTGACGAGCGGCAGTTTGTAAATGGAGAAGCCTTTGATATTCACCGGCAAAACAGCAAAGAGCACCTCTCGTTTGGCAACGGGCAGCACTTTTGCCTGGGCGCCCCTCTGGCGAGATTGGAAGCGCAGTACGCGTTGACTTCTTTTATCAAGCAGTTCTCCAATATTCGGATCGCTGAGGGATACCGCCCTTGGGACCATCTCGTCTCGCACGGATTTACGCTGACCAGCCTGCCCATTGTCATCGAACCTTGATTTGGATCAGTGGCAGCGAGGCTTGAGATGGCAAACCGGATGCTAAGCGTTCATAATGAAAGGACGGCAGCTTGCATTTCGGGAGGGTGATACAATGGATGCGACAGTGGAAAAAGCTTTGCAAACGGTGCTCGCCAATTGGGAAAAAATGAAGAAAAGCCACGAGGATGACGCGGGGGATGAAGCCGAACAATTTGAAGCTTCCTTTTATGCATGGATGGAGAAGCTGCGCAGCTGGTTCAACCAGCTGGACCAGAAGCCTGCCACACTTGATGAGGCTTTGCGTCTGCCTGAAGTAGAAGAAATCACGGACCTTTTGCCAGTCGAGCTCATGCTGAACTTCGAGACCGAGCTGGAGCTGATCGTGGAGGGACAGACGAGGATAGAGGACGAACGCTACGATTGAGCTGCGTCGACGAGGGAAAAGGAAGACCGCATGATCCGGGAGATCGTGCGGTCTTTTTGTGTGCAGTGCGAAGCCCTGATGAAAAAGAGGGGAAGTTTTACAGCGCCAGCGTCTCGGTCGGCTTCAAAAGGGAGAGCTTTACTTTTCCTTCGGCGGCTGCTGTCAGACGAGGCACGATATCCGGTGTCTCCGTGTAGATTGGGGGATAGTGCACCGCTCCGTAATGAATCGGGATGAGCATCTCAGCGCCGAGAATGGCAGCGGCAGAGACCGCCTGCTCAGGCGTCAGGCAGATGGGCTGGGCGCTAGGCATTCTGCCTGGCAGCTCGAGCACGGCACCATTGACTGGCAGAAAAGCAGCGTGGAACGGTCCGTACGTCTGAGCGATTTTCCACCAATAGCCGTGCCACAGCGTATCCCCGCAATGTATGACTCTGTGGTCGGCTCCCTCCACGATCCACGCAATCTGCACATCACCCACTCCGTCAACGGAAGGAGCGGCTGTAGCCGTCACGCCATTCCCGAGCTTGTAGGTCGTGCCAACGTCTGCGCCGATGACATTTGTCAGACCTGCCGCCCGTGCCGTATCCGCGACTTCAGCCGGGACGTAGACAGGGACCGAAGCTCCGTATGTCGCTGTTATGGCAGCCGGATCAAAATGGTCGTCATGCAGGTGGGTAACGAGTACGGCATCCACTTTCCCGAAATACTCCAGAGGATACATGGGCTCGCGTGACTTTCCGAATTTCTCAGGTATTCGGCTCACAGGATCAATCGCGATCGTGAAATCACCGGAAGAGATACGGATACCTGCCCATGGAAGTCGCTGAATGTTCATTTCGAATCACCCTCCTCAATTTTATAACCAGTAAAAATTGGCATTTATGGTTTGTTGAGTAGATCTTATCAAAGGGATTATAACCTGTAAATAATTATTTTATAGGTTATGATGAAAGGGTATGAAAAAAGGCTTTTTGCTTTGGATTTCCCAAAAGCAAAAGCCAATGAATCAGAGGAGCGGCCCCCCGCTTGATGGCTAAGTCGCCCGAGCCCAAACAGCCAGCGAAGCCGACTTTCCGGGATTGATAAAGCGGTGGGGGGACGTGCTGTTGAAGCCAATGCTATCGCCTTCATACAGATGATATTCCCGATCAGCCAGCAGCACTTTTAATTCGCCCTGCAAAATGTATCCGCACTCTTCGCCGGAATGAGAGATTTGCTCCTGCTCCAGCGTTTCGCCCGGTTCGATCTCGATCAGCAGGAATTCGATTTTGCCTTCGTGCAAGGGGGTGAGCACATGGTACTTGGTCATCGTATTTTTCAGTTGAATTATCTTGTGCAGCCCTTTGCGGATGACAGGCTCGTGGTCATCTTTCACACGGAAGAAATGGTTGATCGGTACTTCCAAAGCGGAACAGATTTTCCAGAAGGTGCCCACGGTGGGGTCTACCAGTCCGCGTTCGATCTGTGACAACAAGCTCATGCTGAGGCCGGTCTTATCAGCGAGATTTTGCAGGGTCAGCTGCTTTTGCTTGCGGATTTCTCGTAGCTCTGCTCCGTTAAACATTCATTATCAACCTTCTTTGCATGGAGACTAGGTAGGGTGGACAGCAAGGTTTGGGTGTACGGGTCCCTCGGGTTTGTAAAAATGTCGGCTACCGTTCCGGTTTCCACGATGCGGCCTTTTTGCATGACCGCCATCCGATCGCACATGTAGCGAATGACACTCATGTTATGCGAGATGAACAAATACGTGAGATTGCGCTCGCGCTTCAGCTCCTGCAAGAGGTTCAGGACGTGTGCCTGCACCGAGACATCCAGGGCGGAAGTCGGTTCGTCTAGAACGACGAATGCAGGATCGGTAATCAAGGCGCGGGCGATGGCGATCCTTTGACGCTGTCCGCCGCTGAATTCATGAGGGAAGCGGTTCAGATGCTCGACTTTCAGCCCGACGCGCGTAATCAGAGCATGCAGCCGCTCGGTCGTTCCTTTTGCTTTTCGCTCTGCCGCAGGTAAAGCCTGCAGCGGCTCCTGGATGATCGCTTGCACGCGCATGCGAGGGTCTAGCGAGGATTGCGGGTCCTGGAAGACGATTTGCATTTCTCCCGGCTTCAGTCGATTGAATTTCTGGCCATTCCAAAGGCTAGCCCCTTCGTAGAGAACGGTCCCGGCTGTAGGATGCTCCAAACCGGTAATCATCTTGCCGATGGTGCTTTTCCCTGAGCCGGATTCCCCGATCAAGCCGAAGGTCTCCCCTCGAGAGATGGAAAAATCGACCCCGGAAACCGCGTGAAAGCTTTGCGTGCCTTTTCGATATTCCTTGCCGATACCAGATACTTGCAGCAACGGATTCATTCCGCTTCCCTCCTCCAGCAAGCCACTTGATGGGTGGTTGCTCCGATAAACGCCTGCTCCAGTACGGGAGGCTCCTCCAGACAAATGGGCAGCGAGTCCGCACAGCGGGAAGCAAAGACGCATCCGCGCGGCCGGTTGCGCAGGTCGGGGGATTCGCCGGGAATCGCCGAGAGCGGCTGGTCCGGCTGTGCCAGATCAGGGAGGGCGCCAATCAGTGCTTTGGTATAAGGGTGTTTGGGCTGGCGCAGTACTTCCTCTGTCGTGCCTGTCTCGACGACTTCGCCAGCGTACATGACCACGACGCGCTTGCACACCTGTGCGACCACGCCGAGATCGTGTGTGATCAGCATGACGGAGGTCCCGCGTTTTGCCGCGAGGTCCTGCATGAGCTTGAGGATCTCGTGCTGAATCGTCACGTCCAACGCTGTGGTCGGTTCATCCGCAATCAAGAGGTCAGGAGGCGCGGACATCGCGAGTGCAATGACGACCCGCTGCCTCATGCCGCCGCTCAGTTCAAACGGAAATTTGCGGGCGACGAGCTCGGGATCGTTGATCTGTACCTCCGCCAAGCTGATGATGGCTTGCTGGTACGCTTCCCGATAGGAAATTTTGCGGTGGCGATGGATGACTTCTGCGAGCTGATCGCCGATGCGCATGGTAGGGTGCAGGGCAGTCATCGGCTCCTGAAAGACCATGCCGATCTCTTTTCCGCGCAATGCCTGCAGTGCCTTTTTATCGAGCGAGAGGATATTCCTCCCTTTATAGGTAACGGAGCCGGAAGGAATGGACGCATTCTTTTCCAGCAGTCCTAAAATGGTCAGGGCAGTGACGGATTTGCCGGAGCCCGATTCTCCGACGATCCCGACGATTTCTCCTTGATCAATGGAGATCGAGACGTTTTTCAACGCTTTGATTTTGTCATGCATCGACGAAAACTCTACGGTTAGTTCCTTGATTTCCAGCAGCATGTGCCATTACTCCCTTCATTTTACCGGTTGGCTTTTGGATCGAGGATATCCCGGATTCCGTCGCCGATCAGATTAAAGCCGCAGGAAGCCAAAAATAACGCAAGCCCGGGAAATGTCGGGTACCACCAGTAGTCCAACAAGTACTTCCAGCCAATACTGATCATCGCGCCCCATTCCGGTGTCGGAGGTTGTGCACCCAGACCGAGGAAGCCTAGCGTTGCGACCAGCAGGATGGCGTCGCCGATATCCAGAGTGACCTGGATGACGACGGGAGAGAGAGCGTTAGGGATGATATGACGGGCAATAATGCGCCAAGGCTTGATTCCAAACGTGACTGCCGCTTTGACAAACAGCTTTTCCCGCAGGGCGAGCGTTTCGGCACGCGCCAGACGGACGTAAACAGGAATTTTGATGATGGCAATGGCGAGCATGGCGTTTTGCAAATTGGGACCGAGGGTAGCTGCTACCGCCATGGCCAAGACGAGAGAGGGAAACGCGAGCACGATATCCATGAGGCGCATGATGATTTGATCGAGCTTGCCGCCGAAATAGCCGGAGATCGCGCCGATCACGGTACCGATCAGGCCTGCTCCGAATACGACCGCGACGCCGACACCTAGCGAAAGGCGGGCACCGTACAGAATGCGGGTGAAAATGTCTCTGCCGACTTCATCGGTCCCAAACCAATGCTCGCTGCTCGGTGGTGCGAAACGCTGCGTGATGTTGATCTTGGTCGGATCGTATGAGCTGATCAAAGGTGCACAGATCGAAGCCAGCAGGATGACGAGAAGCAGAAACAAGCCGAACAGCGTCAGCGGATTTCTGCGGATTTTATACCAAAAGGGGTTGACCGTCTTCGTGGTTGCCAGTCCTGAAATGCTTTCTGTTTTCGCAGTCATGCCAGACATCGGATATCCCCTTTCTATTCCTTGATTTGTGGATCGAGTGCGTAGTAAGTAAGGTCAACGAGCAGGTTGATGATCACGTACCCGAACGAAATGACAAAGGTAAAGCCCATGATCGCCGGGAAGTCGAGAAAAGCGATGGATTCGACGACGTACTTGCCCATGCCGGGCCAGCTGAAGATCGTCTCCGTGACCACCGCTCCGCCCAAGAGGGAACCGAACGACAGACCGACGACGGTAATGGTAGGAATCAGGGCATTGCGCAGGGCGTAGCGAAATAGC of Brevibacillus choshinensis contains these proteins:
- a CDS encoding cytochrome P450 — translated: MRGKEIIFLSGISKLETNEERWNPFPWYREMRENNPIYFDEEQQVWNLFRYEDVKRALSDYKVFTSERERSTIPIQLDSSINLTSVDPPEHRKRRGLLASAFTPRSLDTWKPRIQSVVDSLIQGLLAEDLSKPVDIYERFAVRLPVTIIADLLGVPNTDWEKIKEWSDILFLPHHQEGLEEVTKQKAKAMKDFGEYLLPLVQQKRRQPQDDILSDLTQAEYEGAKLTDEEVVGSGIGLLGAGNETTTTWLTQCFYYFASKGVYGELRKQPELIPQAAEEVLRYHFIASLDRAVKEDTDVLGVPMKRGEAVIVWISSANRDERQFVNGEAFDIHRQNSKEHLSFGNGQHFCLGAPLARLEAQYALTSFIKQFSNIRIAEGYRPWDHLVSHGFTLTSLPIVIEP
- a CDS encoding MBL fold metallo-hydrolase; amino-acid sequence: MNIQRLPWAGIRISSGDFTIAIDPVSRIPEKFGKSREPMYPLEYFGKVDAVLVTHLHDDHFDPAAITATYGASVPVYVPAEVADTARAAGLTNVIGADVGTTYKLGNGVTATAAPSVDGVGDVQIAWIVEGADHRVIHCGDTLWHGYWWKIAQTYGPFHAAFLPVNGAVLELPGRMPSAQPICLTPEQAVSAAAILGAEMLIPIHYGAVHYPPIYTETPDIVPRLTAAAEGKVKLSLLKPTETLAL
- a CDS encoding cupin domain-containing protein, yielding MFNGAELREIRKQKQLTLQNLADKTGLSMSLLSQIERGLVDPTVGTFWKICSALEVPINHFFRVKDDHEPVIRKGLHKIIQLKNTMTKYHVLTPLHEGKIEFLLIEIEPGETLEQEQISHSGEECGYILQGELKVLLADREYHLYEGDSIGFNSTSPHRFINPGKSASLAVWARAT
- a CDS encoding ATP-binding cassette domain-containing protein — protein: MNPLLQVSGIGKEYRKGTQSFHAVSGVDFSISRGETFGLIGESGSGKSTIGKMITGLEHPTAGTVLYEGASLWNGQKFNRLKPGEMQIVFQDPQSSLDPRMRVQAIIQEPLQALPAAERKAKGTTERLHALITRVGLKVEHLNRFPHEFSGGQRQRIAIARALITDPAFVVLDEPTSALDVSVQAHVLNLLQELKRERNLTYLFISHNMSVIRYMCDRMAVMQKGRIVETGTVADIFTNPRDPYTQTLLSTLPSLHAKKVDNECLTEQSYEKSASKSS
- a CDS encoding ABC transporter ATP-binding protein, which translates into the protein MLLEIKELTVEFSSMHDKIKALKNVSISIDQGEIVGIVGESGSGKSVTALTILGLLEKNASIPSGSVTYKGRNILSLDKKALQALRGKEIGMVFQEPMTALHPTMRIGDQLAEVIHRHRKISYREAYQQAIISLAEVQINDPELVARKFPFELSGGMRQRVVIALAMSAPPDLLIADEPTTALDVTIQHEILKLMQDLAAKRGTSVMLITHDLGVVAQVCKRVVVMYAGEVVETGTTEEVLRQPKHPYTKALIGALPDLAQPDQPLSAIPGESPDLRNRPRGCVFASRCADSLPICLEEPPVLEQAFIGATTHQVACWRREAE
- a CDS encoding ABC transporter permease subunit; this encodes MSGMTAKTESISGLATTKTVNPFWYKIRRNPLTLFGLFLLLVILLASICAPLISSYDPTKINITQRFAPPSSEHWFGTDEVGRDIFTRILYGARLSLGVGVAVVFGAGLIGTVIGAISGYFGGKLDQIIMRLMDIVLAFPSLVLAMAVAATLGPNLQNAMLAIAIIKIPVYVRLARAETLALREKLFVKAAVTFGIKPWRIIARHIIPNALSPVVIQVTLDIGDAILLVATLGFLGLGAQPPTPEWGAMISIGWKYLLDYWWYPTFPGLALFLASCGFNLIGDGIRDILDPKANR